In the genome of Anabaena cylindrica PCC 7122, the window TGATCAATTGTTTGGTGGGTAAGTTGGCTTTTGTGTAATTACCATCCAACATCCGTTTCAAGTTTTGATCAAAGGTAGGCGCATAAAGTTTACTATCGCGCAGGATTCGCATAAATAAGTCTACATCAATACCTTGCATCTGCACAAAAGCTAAACTGAGCGCAAAGCTAGTAGTGAGAGAAGCAATTAATTGATTGAGTGCAAGAGTTAGAGAGGATGCAGAACCTACAGGGCCTATGTATACAGGATCTGTGCCAAAAATTTGCAGTAACTTGAGATGGCGTTGATATTGTTCTTGTTCACCACCAACCATGACAATTAATTTGCCAGTTTCTGCTTCTGGGATGCTACCGAGTACTGGCGCTTCGATATATTCACCACCTGCCGCAACAACTGCATCTCTGATTTCTTGGCTTTCTGGAGGAGTAAGGGTCCCCATTTGGATGACGCTACGCCCTGATAAAGTATGCCAAGAAGTATCTGTGAGCAAGACATGATAAATAGCTGCGGCATTAGATAGCATGAGAACTATACAATCAGCAGAGCGAATTGCTTGCCGTGGTTTGGTCGCAATTTCTGCCCCTGCGGCTTGTAATGGTGCTAATTTTTCTGGGGTGCGGTTATAGGCAATTAGCTCTACATTTGCTGCTAATAACCGTTGAGCCATCGGTAGTCCCATCAATCCAGTTCCCAGAAATGCCACCTTCATGTTTCACTTTCCTTTGGTAAATCGTAGGGTAAACAAGGTAATGGGTAATGGGTAATGAGTAATAGTTTTTCTATTCACCAATCACCTTTTCCCCATATGCCTATAGCTTGCGTGAGGACGTAGGAGTCATACGGCAGGCTACCGCCAACACCAATCACCAAAAATCAGCCACCTGCGGCAAAAGTAGCCATGATGATAACTGAAAGTAAGATGCCGGGAGTAAGTAGTGTTGCTAATACAATTAGGTCGTGAGCGGTCATAATTATTACTTTTCTCAGGTTTTTAACTTTGGAGTAATCACTGTTATGCTAGTCGAAAAAAGACTGATACAGGATTCTTGAATAGAGTTTTAACCTTTGAGTTTTACCTTTACCTCTACTCTGGTATGGTTAATCCTTGAAGTAAAGGTAAAGTTTCTGTTAGCCCCTTGCTTTGTACTAGAACCCCAAAGTTGCCCATTCCTGTCGGCTCAATAAGTTGGTGTAATGCTTCCCGGCGGTTAAGCATTTGTGATATTGGTTGCTGTTGATAGGAAAGGGCTGCAATTCTTTCACCTAAACCTAATGCCATCAAAAATAAACCTTGCTGTGTCCAACCAACTTGATTTAAACCGCACCTGTTGCCCCAAGATTCCAAAGCTGTAAAATCAACATGAGCGGTGATATCTTGTCGCCCAACATTGACGTAAGGGTTATCATGATGACGATGATGGTAGTAGCACTGTAGAGTTCCTTGCGATCGCCTGGGGTTATAGTAACGGTTGGCAGGATAGCCATAATCAATAGTTAGCACATACCCTCGCTGCAAGCAGTCTGCCACTATACTCAACCAATCAAGAGCAGCTAAATTAATTTCACTCCGATAGCCATCTGCATAAATATTGGGATTTAACTCAATCCCCACCAAATCAAAATATGCTGCTAACTGTGGTGTAGATAATTCCCCTAATACTTCCATAAATCTAGGAAAAACAGGCGTATTCTCTCCATCATCCTCAACAGTCACATAAATTTCCTGCAATTCCCCCGCTTCTATAGTGAACTGATGCACGGGAAAAGCATCAACTAATTCATTAGAAAAAAAGCAGCCTGTAATGGAGTTAGCAGCTATTTCTTCCAAATTGAACCATTGCACAGAGAACTCCTGTAACCTTTGCTGCTGTTCTTGCCTTAAACTTGGCGACTTTTCCACAATGATGTATTTCAGCGCCGCAAACAAATCTGGATAGTTTAATTGTATGTAATTCAGAATATGGGATGCTAAAACACCTTTACCTGCGCCCATTTCTACCAAATGAAAAGGCATCGGTTGCCCTAAAATCTCCCACATTTGGCAAAACTGCACAGCCAGTAATTCGCCAAAATCACTTCCTAAACTAGAAGACGTGAAAAAATCACCGTCCCTAAACCCAATATTGACTGCATCACTGGCATAGTAGCCATGTTCTGGGTGATACAGTGCCATATCCATATATTCTGCAAAAGTAATGCGCCGTTGAGGACTAGTTTTAATGCGTTTAGCTATAGCTGCACACAATGCGGGATGAGAATCCATAGAATTTTTACTGTGAGATTGAGCGTAAAAAGTTAAGAGTCGATATTCATAATTAGACGCTTCTTACCATCAAGTAGACAGCTAACAGTCATATCACCCATGACATTTATAGCAGTGCGACAGCGATCTAAAAACCAATCAACTGTCACCAGCAAAGCTATATATTCAGTAGGCAGACCGACAGAAGTAAAGACAAGAGTCATTGTCACTAAACCAGCTTCTGGTATACCCGCTGCACCAACGGAAGCAAAAATAGCTGTGACGACAACTATCAACTGTTGTGGTAGAGAAAGATGTAAACCCAATACTTGAGCAATAAATAATGCTGACATTGCTTCATAGAGGGCAGTTCCATCATTATTAAAGTTACTGCCAACTAGCGCCCCTAGAGAAGCTGAAGATTCCCGTAAACCAATTTTGTGTAACAACGCCTCAAAAGTGATTGGTGTGGTTGCTGTTGAGGAAGCAGTGGAAAAGGCTGTTAACAAAGCTTCTGAACCCCCAGCTAAGAAATTTTTAGGAGTTACCCAAGAACCAAATTTCACCCGCAGCAAGTAATAACAGGCTTGCAAACTCAAAGCCAATAGCACGGCAATAATGAATGCACCCAGAGATTTAAACGGTGCAAATCCTTGGAGAGCAACGGTTTTGGCAACGATACCAAAGACCGCTAATGGCACTAAAGCAATAATCCAGTGCAGAATGCGGATCACAGCCTCAAATAATATTGTAATTACTCCCTCTATTGCCTGGTAATATGTTTTGCCTTCCTCTATTTGCTGTGCTTTCAAGGCACGCAGAACTATACCAAAAGCTAAAGAAATAAAAATTAGTTGAATGACATTGTTATCAACCAGTGGTTTGAGAATAGAATCTGGGATGATGTCCTGAACTAATCCCCAAGGATCAAGGGTTTTACCAGTTGCTTCTGTACCAGATGGAGGAGAAATGCGACCCCATGAACCTGGTTTGAGAAGGTTAGCGACTAGAAGACCTATGAAAATTGCTACAGTTGTATTTGTTAATAACAGCACTGTCAGACGACGGCCGGATCTACCTGGGATATCAGCAGTGAGAAAGGCATGGAGTACGGCTAACATAATTAGTGGTGTTGCTAAAGCCCGCAGTGCCTTGAGTATTAAGTTACAGGGAATTGCTAAGTTACTGATGAGGGCAGTATTAGTTACTGCTTGAGTACTTAGTAAATTTCCTACAAGTATTGCCAAGATAATTGCAAGAGCAATCTGCAATGCTAATGGAATGCGCTTCCACGCAAAAAGGTGTTTTTTCTGTACCATTTGACCCATGCTTATTTGCCCGCAAATAAAGTTTTTGGATTTGACCAACGTGTTTTTACGCACTTCTCCATTTATTTCTCTGTTCAAATCCCAGAATTTATCTGATGGTTTACAAATGTTTACTATCAACCCCAACCTTTAATTTTTTATTTCTTACCTAAAGGTCTAATTTGGATATGCCTAAAATAGTTGTTTTTAGTGGTGCGGGACTTTCTGCTGAAAGTGGTATTCCTACTTTTAGGGGTACTGGGGGATTATGGGAAGGATATAAAATAGAAGATGTAGCAACACCTTTAGGTTGGATGCAAAATCAAAAAATGGTGCTAGATTTTTACGCCCAAAGATTTGCACAAATGCAAGAATGTCAACCTAATGCGGCACATTTTGCGATCGCAGAACTAGCAAATAATTTTGATGTGGTTTGCATCACCCAAAATATTGATACTCTATTGGAAAAAGCTGGTGTAAAAGATGTTTGGCATATTCACGGTAGAATAGATTACCAAAAATGTGAGTGGCATTTTGATATCCCCCCGATGTATGCAGAATGGCAATGTGATTATAAATGGGAAATTACTCAACCAGTACAATTAGGTGATTTATGTCCTAAATGTGGTAAACATTTACGCCCAGACGTGGTTTGGTTTGGGGAAGCGGTGGATATGCGAGTTGATAATTTGTATAAAATTCAAAATCAGGTAGACGTGTTTATTGTGGTGGGGACTTCTGCACAGGTTTATCCGGCTGCGAATTTATTGAAGTTTTTTCAGGATGTGCCTGTAAAGTATTTTATTGATCCTCATCCTCATAATGAAGTCTTAGCTGGGTTTACTGTGCTTGAGGGTAAAGCCACAAAATATTTACCAGCCTTAGTGGAGTCTTTAAAGGAAGAATTCGATTAATTCTCCGAAATATATCTAAAAATAGTTACCATAGGCATTTGTCTTTTGAGCAAGGACTAGATATTTTAGTGGAGTGCCAACGTACTAGCTGACAAATATCTATGAACATAGACACGTTCTCTCTTTTGTTTCCTGCGATGGTATCTACGCCCATTAAAGAGCCAGTACCAGTATTTTTGACGATTTTGGGCATTATGCTTATTGCCCCTCTGTTGTTTGAAAAAATACGGCTACCGGGGATTGTGGGGTTAATTTTAGCGGGGGTGATTGTTGGGCCTAATGGTTTGGGACTCTTGGCACGAGATAACACTATTGTCCTTTTAGGTACAGTCGGGTTGTTGTTTCTCATGTTTATGGCAGGTTTGGAAACCAGTCTTGATGACATGAAATATAACGCTGATAAGGCTTTAATCTTTGGATTAGCCACCTTTGCTGTACCTATGGTTTTGGGAACAGGGGCAATGTTGGCAATAGGTTACGGTTTTTTACCTGCTATTCTAGTTGCTTCTTGTTTTGCTTCCCATACTCTGCTGGCTTTACCTGTGGTAGGTAAACTGGGAATTATGCGATCGCCCGTTTTAACTGCTACCCTCGGTGGTACTCTGATCACTAATATCCTGGCACTGTTAGTATTAGCCGTGGTAGTTAGGGCGCATCAAGGGAATTTAACTTTACAGTTTTGGTTATTTCTCATCCCTTCACTCATCATCTATACTTTCTTGACACTCTGGGGTGTTCCCCGTTTAGGAAAATGGTTTTTTCGCAAATTTGGACATGATGAAGGTGCAGAGTTTACCTTCGTTCTCGCTACCCTGTTTGTGGTGTCCTATGGGGCAGAAGTAGTCAAAATTGAGCCGATTATTGGTGCTTTTTTGGCAGGAGTTGCCATTACCCAATTGATTCCCCAACTTAGTCCCTTGATGAATCGGATTCAATTTATTGGTAATACTCTGTTTGTGCCATTTTTCCTGATTTCGGTGGGAATGTTGGTGAATCCAGGGATTCTGATTCAAGAACCAAAATCCCTCATTGTCTCCGGTGTCATGGTGACAGTGGCTATAGTCGCTAAATATATCCCTGCGTGGGGTGCAGGTAAATTATTTGGATACAACTTCGACAATATTATGGTTATGTTTGGGCTATCTGTAGCACAAGCAGCTTCTACTCTGGCAGCAATTACCGTTGCTTACAACATCAAATTGGTTGATCAATTAACGGTGAATGGTACGATCGCTATGATTTTAGTTACCTGCATTGCTTCCCCTTGGGTGACAGCAAAGTGGGGGCAAAAAATGAAAACACAAAATGTTACTCCCCAAAAGCAGGAAGGGATCAGTTTAGGCGATCGCGTTTTAGTTCCTGTTGCTAACCCAAATACTGAAGATAACTTGTTAAAGTTAGCAATCCTCTTAGCTAAATCAGCCGCAGGTACACTTCTACCTCTACATATCATCATCGAAGAAGGTGAACCAATTTCTCCAGATGCTAAAGCCAGACAAAATCAGTTACTTTCCACCGCAGAAATGATTGCCCATGCTTCAGTCGCTAAAGTTACAACTATTGGTAGAATTGATGAATCAATTGACAAAGGCATTGCACGGGTAGCTGTAGAAAAACAAGCAA includes:
- a CDS encoding NAD(P)-dependent oxidoreductase, producing the protein MKVAFLGTGLMGLPMAQRLLAANVELIAYNRTPEKLAPLQAAGAEIATKPRQAIRSADCIVLMLSNAAAIYHVLLTDTSWHTLSGRSVIQMGTLTPPESQEIRDAVVAAGGEYIEAPVLGSIPEAETGKLIVMVGGEQEQYQRHLKLLQIFGTDPVYIGPVGSASSLTLALNQLIASLTTSFALSLAFVQMQGIDVDLFMRILRDSKLYAPTFDQNLKRMLDGNYTKANLPTKQLIKEIDLFITEAKSLGLNLSSIEGVRQILQSAMSMSYPEDDYSSVFPAIREWGEASGE
- a CDS encoding class I SAM-dependent methyltransferase — protein: MDSHPALCAAIAKRIKTSPQRRITFAEYMDMALYHPEHGYYASDAVNIGFRDGDFFTSSSLGSDFGELLAVQFCQMWEILGQPMPFHLVEMGAGKGVLASHILNYIQLNYPDLFAALKYIIVEKSPSLRQEQQQRLQEFSVQWFNLEEIAANSITGCFFSNELVDAFPVHQFTIEAGELQEIYVTVEDDGENTPVFPRFMEVLGELSTPQLAAYFDLVGIELNPNIYADGYRSEINLAALDWLSIVADCLQRGYVLTIDYGYPANRYYNPRRSQGTLQCYYHHRHHDNPYVNVGRQDITAHVDFTALESWGNRCGLNQVGWTQQGLFLMALGLGERIAALSYQQQPISQMLNRREALHQLIEPTGMGNFGVLVQSKGLTETLPLLQGLTIPE
- a CDS encoding SIR2 family NAD-dependent protein deacylase, whose protein sequence is MPKIVVFSGAGLSAESGIPTFRGTGGLWEGYKIEDVATPLGWMQNQKMVLDFYAQRFAQMQECQPNAAHFAIAELANNFDVVCITQNIDTLLEKAGVKDVWHIHGRIDYQKCEWHFDIPPMYAEWQCDYKWEITQPVQLGDLCPKCGKHLRPDVVWFGEAVDMRVDNLYKIQNQVDVFIVVGTSAQVYPAANLLKFFQDVPVKYFIDPHPHNEVLAGFTVLEGKATKYLPALVESLKEEFD
- a CDS encoding dicarboxylate/amino acid:cation symporter; this encodes MGQMVQKKHLFAWKRIPLALQIALAIILAILVGNLLSTQAVTNTALISNLAIPCNLILKALRALATPLIMLAVLHAFLTADIPGRSGRRLTVLLLTNTTVAIFIGLLVANLLKPGSWGRISPPSGTEATGKTLDPWGLVQDIIPDSILKPLVDNNVIQLIFISLAFGIVLRALKAQQIEEGKTYYQAIEGVITILFEAVIRILHWIIALVPLAVFGIVAKTVALQGFAPFKSLGAFIIAVLLALSLQACYYLLRVKFGSWVTPKNFLAGGSEALLTAFSTASSTATTPITFEALLHKIGLRESSASLGALVGSNFNNDGTALYEAMSALFIAQVLGLHLSLPQQLIVVVTAIFASVGAAGIPEAGLVTMTLVFTSVGLPTEYIALLVTVDWFLDRCRTAINVMGDMTVSCLLDGKKRLIMNIDS
- a CDS encoding cation:proton antiporter, with product MNIDTFSLLFPAMVSTPIKEPVPVFLTILGIMLIAPLLFEKIRLPGIVGLILAGVIVGPNGLGLLARDNTIVLLGTVGLLFLMFMAGLETSLDDMKYNADKALIFGLATFAVPMVLGTGAMLAIGYGFLPAILVASCFASHTLLALPVVGKLGIMRSPVLTATLGGTLITNILALLVLAVVVRAHQGNLTLQFWLFLIPSLIIYTFLTLWGVPRLGKWFFRKFGHDEGAEFTFVLATLFVVSYGAEVVKIEPIIGAFLAGVAITQLIPQLSPLMNRIQFIGNTLFVPFFLISVGMLVNPGILIQEPKSLIVSGVMVTVAIVAKYIPAWGAGKLFGYNFDNIMVMFGLSVAQAASTLAAITVAYNIKLVDQLTVNGTIAMILVTCIASPWVTAKWGQKMKTQNVTPQKQEGISLGDRVLVPVANPNTEDNLLKLAILLAKSAAGTLLPLHIIIEEGEPISPDAKARQNQLLSTAEMIAHASVAKVTTIGRIDESIDKGIARVAVEKQASVIVCGWKGYSTYQENLFGGVIDKIVQRSSIPVLVTRFPLPIEHTSRVFLAFTSQQANASSFRESIKLAQNLAVELKASLELLEVVTTKGVDIDFTDAGLPADTPIQKVRGNFVKEVSRLLKTSDLLLLNGSVAQKTQISSLLGHVPEAIAHNNPKVAMIIAYLPQ